Proteins encoded within one genomic window of Bradyrhizobium sp. CB1717:
- a CDS encoding arsenic transporter, whose product MPSDAIWAWSIIVLATAGVIIRPFRLPEAIWAVIGAGALVLLGLLPWQDALVGIEKGLDVYLFLIGMMLIAELARLEGLFDYLAALAVEYAGGSPQRLFLLIYLVGTLVTVLLSNDATAIVLTPAVYAATRAAGAKPLPYLFVCAFIANAASFVLPISNPANLVVFGAHMPHLTEWLRLFALPSAASILLTYVVLRLTQHRALKEETIARSVPHPKLGRGGKLTAVGIIAIGVVLVTASALDRQLGLPTFICGVATAAIVLLLSRQSPLPVLRGVSWSVLPLVGGLFVMVETLVKTGVIGQLSALLHQAVAQSIPKAAWSVGIATAIATNVANNLPVGLVAGSVAASDHLPAPVVSAILIGVDLGPNMSVTGSLATILWLVALRREKIELSAWPFLKLGMLVTPPALIAALAAAIR is encoded by the coding sequence GTGCCGTCTGACGCCATCTGGGCCTGGAGCATCATTGTGCTTGCGACCGCAGGCGTCATTATCCGCCCGTTCCGCCTGCCCGAGGCGATCTGGGCCGTCATCGGCGCCGGCGCCCTTGTGCTGCTCGGTTTGCTTCCGTGGCAGGATGCGCTTGTCGGCATCGAGAAAGGCCTCGACGTCTATCTCTTCCTGATCGGCATGATGCTGATCGCCGAGCTCGCCCGGCTCGAAGGCCTGTTCGACTATCTCGCCGCGCTCGCGGTCGAATATGCAGGCGGCTCGCCGCAGCGGCTGTTCCTGCTGATCTATCTCGTCGGCACGCTGGTCACCGTGCTGCTCTCGAACGACGCCACCGCGATCGTGCTGACGCCGGCCGTCTATGCCGCGACGCGCGCGGCTGGCGCGAAACCGCTGCCCTATCTCTTCGTCTGCGCCTTCATCGCCAATGCCGCAAGCTTCGTATTGCCGATCTCCAATCCCGCCAACCTCGTCGTGTTCGGCGCGCACATGCCGCACCTCACTGAATGGCTGCGCCTGTTCGCCCTGCCCTCGGCGGCCTCGATCCTGCTCACCTATGTCGTCCTGCGCCTGACCCAGCACCGCGCGCTGAAGGAAGAGACGATTGCGCGCAGCGTGCCGCATCCAAAGCTCGGCCGCGGCGGCAAGCTGACGGCCGTGGGCATCATCGCGATCGGCGTTGTCCTGGTCACGGCCTCCGCGCTGGACAGGCAACTCGGCCTGCCGACCTTCATCTGCGGCGTGGCGACAGCCGCGATCGTGCTGCTGCTGAGCCGGCAATCACCGCTGCCTGTGCTGCGGGGCGTGTCCTGGAGCGTGCTGCCGCTGGTCGGCGGGCTCTTCGTCATGGTGGAAACGCTGGTCAAGACCGGCGTAATCGGGCAGCTCAGCGCGCTGCTGCACCAGGCGGTCGCGCAATCGATTCCGAAAGCTGCCTGGAGCGTCGGCATCGCGACCGCAATCGCCACCAATGTCGCCAACAATCTTCCGGTCGGTCTCGTCGCCGGCTCTGTCGCCGCCAGCGATCATCTGCCCGCGCCCGTCGTCAGCGCGATCCTGATCGGCGTCGATCTCGGACCGAACATGTCGGTGACGGGATCGCTCGCCACCATCCTCTGGCTGGTTGCGCTCCGGCGGGAGAAGATCGAGCTCAGCGCCTGGCCGTTCCTCAAGCTCGGTATGCTGGTGACGCCGCCCGCTCTGATCGCGGCGCTGGCGGCGGCAATCAGGTAG
- a CDS encoding MFS transporter — protein MQTMAMPQPTASEAAVRYLITNYSPKGNKVGWLMMASILVEAWDLYSIAFVLIFIKEQYNPDPLMLGLAAAGTQGGALIGALLGGWLSDKIGRRVMFLVTMVLFIVLALAQAFVPSVGWLVVIRFLFGIPLGSDISTGYTYIMESMAKGEREVMGNRWQFMFAVGEVMTIGVIVIFLLIDMQHEMLWRVTLGLGAVPALIILLMRHDVPETAVWLVQKGRYREAKQVAREMFNDNLDMLPDHDVEVPKVSTRAFLADLKKDPIRWRATVYGWIACFTQASEFSTFAFYLPVLFVMVGVSSVLGINLVTMALFSFAALSGWVGPLLTPKIGHRGIAIAGFSIVMASLLVAAFALYTDNKMLLPFAAAAMLWGHYWDASNCMTIPTMVAKPKYRGTASGFAYMFVKLPSFLAIFLFPTVFAAIGQANATLMVAIFPLIGLLAAIFILPEVYGYEND, from the coding sequence ATGCAGACAATGGCCATGCCACAACCGACCGCGAGCGAGGCCGCGGTCCGCTACCTCATCACGAACTACAGTCCAAAGGGCAACAAGGTCGGCTGGCTGATGATGGCCTCGATCCTGGTCGAGGCGTGGGATCTGTATTCGATCGCCTTCGTGCTGATCTTCATCAAGGAGCAGTACAATCCCGATCCGCTGATGCTGGGCCTTGCCGCGGCGGGCACGCAAGGCGGCGCCCTGATCGGCGCGCTGCTCGGCGGCTGGCTGTCCGACAAGATCGGCCGCCGCGTCATGTTCCTGGTGACGATGGTGCTGTTCATCGTGCTGGCGCTGGCGCAGGCCTTCGTGCCCAGCGTCGGCTGGCTCGTCGTGATCCGCTTCCTGTTCGGCATTCCGCTCGGCTCCGACATCTCGACCGGCTACACCTACATCATGGAATCCATGGCCAAGGGTGAGCGCGAGGTCATGGGCAACCGCTGGCAGTTCATGTTCGCCGTCGGCGAAGTCATGACCATCGGCGTCATCGTGATCTTCCTGCTGATCGACATGCAGCACGAGATGCTGTGGCGCGTGACGCTCGGCCTCGGCGCGGTGCCGGCGCTCATCATCCTTCTCATGCGTCACGACGTGCCGGAGACGGCGGTGTGGCTGGTGCAGAAGGGGCGCTATCGCGAGGCCAAGCAGGTCGCGCGCGAGATGTTCAACGACAATCTCGACATGCTGCCGGACCATGACGTGGAGGTGCCGAAGGTCTCGACCCGCGCGTTCCTCGCCGATCTCAAGAAGGATCCGATCCGCTGGCGCGCCACGGTCTACGGCTGGATCGCTTGTTTCACCCAGGCGAGCGAGTTCTCGACCTTCGCGTTCTATCTGCCGGTACTCTTCGTCATGGTCGGCGTATCGAGCGTGCTCGGCATCAATCTGGTGACGATGGCGTTGTTCTCGTTCGCCGCTCTGTCCGGCTGGGTCGGGCCGCTGCTGACGCCGAAGATCGGCCATCGCGGTATCGCGATCGCGGGCTTCTCGATCGTGATGGCCTCGCTGCTGGTCGCGGCCTTCGCGCTCTACACCGACAACAAGATGCTGCTGCCGTTCGCGGCTGCCGCCATGCTGTGGGGCCACTATTGGGACGCGTCGAACTGCATGACGATCCCGACCATGGTCGCCAAGCCGAAATATCGCGGCACCGCCAGCGGCTTCGCCTACATGTTCGTGAAGCTGCCGTCGTTCCTGGCGATCTTCCTGTTCCCGACGGTGTTCGCCGCGATCGGGCAGGCGAATGCCACGCTGATGGTCGCGATCTTCCCGCTGATCGGATTGCTCGCGGCAATCTTCATCCTGCCGGAAGTCTACGGCTACGAGAACGACTGA
- a CDS encoding GntR family transcriptional regulator — MARRKRALEVVRNDDDGEGRPSRRNRLNFFELAYQKIEELLVHCELKPGQFMTMLELQQITGFGRTPVHHAVNRLSADTLIIIRPRHGLHIAPIDLARERMLLGLRRDMERFVIRLAADRASLSHRNQALHIERLLRERRATLTLDEFNSIDRRIDALVLEAAGEPFLVHTLRPLHTLYRRIGYIHHRFMPGQADLSGTIDHHLAILSAVASRRVEEAVKASDALIDYMGEMFTGMEAGIDPRLLDCSIEPLLGA; from the coding sequence ATGGCACGGCGCAAGCGCGCGCTCGAGGTGGTGAGAAACGACGATGACGGTGAGGGCAGACCCTCCCGCCGCAACCGTCTCAACTTCTTCGAGCTCGCTTATCAGAAGATCGAGGAGCTGCTCGTTCATTGCGAGCTGAAGCCCGGACAATTCATGACGATGCTGGAATTGCAGCAGATCACCGGTTTCGGTCGCACGCCGGTGCATCACGCCGTCAATCGTCTCTCCGCCGATACGCTCATCATCATCCGTCCGCGTCATGGCCTGCACATCGCGCCGATCGACCTCGCGCGCGAGCGCATGCTGCTTGGCCTCCGCCGCGACATGGAGCGTTTTGTCATTCGCCTCGCGGCGGATCGCGCCAGCTTGTCCCACCGCAATCAGGCGTTGCACATTGAGCGTTTGCTGCGCGAACGTCGCGCCACTTTGACACTCGACGAGTTCAACAGCATCGACCGCCGCATTGATGCGCTGGTGCTGGAAGCGGCCGGCGAGCCGTTCCTGGTCCATACGCTGCGGCCGCTGCACACGCTGTATCGCCGCATCGGCTACATCCACCACCGCTTCATGCCGGGCCAGGCCGATCTGTCCGGCACGATCGATCATCATCTCGCCATTCTCAGTGCAGTCGCCAGCCGCCGCGTCGAGGAGGCCGTGAAGGCCAGCGATGCGCTGATCGACTACATGGGCGAGATGTTCACGGGCATGGAGGCGGGAATCGATCCGCGCCTGCTCGATTGCAGTATCGAGCCGCTGCTCGGCGCGTAG
- a CDS encoding EamA family transporter: MKPALFSAWQTWALLSACFAALTAIFAKVGVENINPDLATFIRTIVVLLAFSALLFFTGQFVVPSAVSSKTWLFLVLSGLATGASWLCYFRALKLGPATLVAPIDKLSVVLVALFAFAFLGERPTAQGWFGIAMIGAGAVLLAVKF; the protein is encoded by the coding sequence ATGAAACCCGCCCTCTTCTCCGCCTGGCAGACCTGGGCGCTGCTGTCGGCCTGCTTTGCGGCGCTGACCGCGATCTTCGCCAAGGTCGGCGTCGAGAACATCAATCCGGACCTCGCCACCTTCATCCGCACCATCGTGGTGCTGCTCGCCTTCTCGGCTCTGCTGTTCTTCACCGGGCAATTCGTCGTGCCCTCGGCGGTCTCCTCAAAAACCTGGCTGTTCCTGGTATTGTCGGGACTGGCGACCGGCGCCTCATGGCTCTGCTATTTTCGCGCACTCAAGCTCGGTCCTGCCACGCTGGTCGCGCCGATCGACAAGCTCAGCGTCGTCCTGGTCGCGCTGTTCGCGTTCGCCTTTCTCGGCGAGCGTCCAACGGCCCAGGGCTGGTTCGGCATCGCCATGATCGGCGCCGGCGCGGTGTTGCTGGCCGTGAAGTTCTGA
- a CDS encoding acetyl/propionyl/methylcrotonyl-CoA carboxylase subunit alpha has product MFKRILIANRGEIACRVIKTARKMGIQTVAVYSEADRDALHVEMADEAVLIGPPAAAESYLVIEKIVEACRKTGAEAVHPGYGFLSEREAFPRALEAAGIVFIGPNPGAIAAMGDKIESKKAAAKAKVSTVPGHLGVIEDDKHAVRIADEIGYPVMIKASAGGGGKGMRIAHSKAEVAEGFNLAKAEAKASFGDDRVFVEKFIVDPRHIEIQVLGDKHGNVIYLGERECSIQRRNQKVIEEAPSPLLDEATRRKMGEQAVALAKAVNYDSAGTVEFVAGQDKSFYFLEMNTRLQVEHPVTELVTGIDLVEQMIRVAAGEKLAIAQKDVTLTGWAVESRLYAEDPFRNFLPSIGRLVKYRPPAEASKDGITVRNDTGVQEGGEISIHYDPMIAKLVTHAPSRAAAIEAQATALDSFYVDGIRHNIPFLSALMHHPRWREGRLSTGFIAEEFPKGFAVRVPEGEVARRIAAVGAAIDHVLGERKRQISGQMGGRVVQRERRRAVWLDRQEISLEVGREGDAIAIRFIDAEGKAGNPHLLQSPWKPGDPVWQGTIDGHFVAVQARPIANGTRLAHQGVEVPVYVWTETEATSARLMPVTAASDTGKKLLCPMPGLVVSIAVSEGQEVKAGETLAVVEAMKMQNVLRAEQDGTVKKIHASAGATLAVDALILEFA; this is encoded by the coding sequence ATGTTCAAACGCATTCTGATCGCCAATCGCGGCGAAATCGCCTGCCGGGTCATCAAGACTGCCCGCAAGATGGGAATTCAAACGGTTGCGGTCTATTCCGAGGCCGACCGCGATGCCCTCCATGTCGAGATGGCCGATGAGGCGGTGCTGATCGGCCCGCCGGCCGCGGCCGAGAGCTATCTGGTGATCGAGAAGATCGTCGAGGCGTGTCGCAAGACCGGCGCCGAGGCCGTGCATCCCGGCTACGGCTTCCTGTCCGAGCGCGAGGCGTTTCCGCGCGCGCTGGAAGCCGCCGGCATCGTCTTCATCGGCCCGAACCCGGGCGCGATCGCCGCGATGGGCGACAAGATCGAGTCCAAGAAGGCCGCCGCAAAAGCAAAAGTCTCGACCGTGCCCGGCCATCTCGGCGTCATCGAGGACGACAAGCATGCGGTCCGCATCGCCGACGAGATCGGTTACCCCGTCATGATCAAGGCCTCCGCCGGCGGTGGCGGCAAGGGCATGCGCATCGCCCATTCGAAGGCCGAGGTCGCCGAAGGCTTCAACCTCGCCAAGGCCGAGGCCAAGGCCTCGTTCGGCGACGACCGCGTCTTCGTCGAGAAATTCATCGTCGATCCCCGCCACATCGAGATCCAGGTGCTGGGCGACAAGCACGGCAACGTGATCTATCTCGGCGAGCGCGAATGCTCGATCCAGCGCCGCAACCAGAAGGTCATCGAGGAGGCGCCGTCGCCGCTGCTGGATGAAGCCACCCGCCGCAAGATGGGCGAGCAGGCGGTCGCGTTGGCGAAAGCCGTGAACTACGATTCCGCCGGCACGGTCGAATTCGTCGCCGGCCAGGACAAGAGCTTCTACTTCCTGGAGATGAACACGCGTCTCCAGGTCGAGCATCCCGTCACCGAGCTCGTCACCGGCATCGACCTCGTCGAGCAGATGATCCGCGTTGCCGCCGGCGAGAAGCTCGCCATCGCGCAGAAGGACGTCACGCTCACCGGTTGGGCCGTGGAATCGCGCCTCTATGCGGAAGATCCGTTCCGCAACTTTCTGCCCTCGATCGGGCGTCTCGTGAAGTATCGTCCGCCGGCGGAAGCCAGCAAGGACGGCATCACCGTGCGCAACGACACCGGCGTGCAGGAGGGCGGCGAGATCTCGATCCACTACGATCCGATGATCGCAAAGCTCGTCACCCACGCGCCGTCGCGCGCGGCCGCGATCGAGGCCCAGGCCACCGCGCTGGATTCGTTCTATGTCGACGGCATCAGGCACAACATCCCGTTCCTGTCGGCGTTGATGCATCATCCGCGCTGGCGCGAGGGCCGGCTCTCGACCGGCTTCATCGCCGAAGAGTTCCCCAAGGGTTTTGCGGTGCGCGTGCCCGAGGGCGAGGTCGCCCGGCGGATCGCCGCCGTCGGTGCTGCCATCGATCACGTGCTCGGCGAGCGCAAGCGGCAGATCTCGGGCCAGATGGGCGGGCGCGTCGTGCAGCGCGAGCGCCGCCGCGCGGTCTGGCTCGACCGGCAGGAGATTTCGCTCGAGGTCGGCCGTGAGGGCGATGCGATCGCGATCCGCTTCATCGATGCCGAGGGCAAGGCCGGCAATCCGCATCTGCTGCAGTCGCCGTGGAAGCCGGGCGATCCGGTCTGGCAGGGCACCATCGACGGTCACTTCGTCGCGGTGCAGGCGCGCCCGATCGCCAACGGCACTCGCCTTGCGCATCAGGGTGTCGAGGTGCCGGTCTATGTCTGGACCGAGACGGAAGCGACGTCCGCCCGGCTGATGCCGGTGACGGCGGCCTCCGACACCGGCAAGAAGCTGCTCTGTCCGATGCCGGGCCTCGTCGTCTCCATCGCGGTGAGCGAGGGGCAGGAGGTCAAGGCCGGCGAAACGCTCGCCGTGGTCGAAGCCATGAAGATGCAGAACGTGCTGCGCGCCGAGCAGGACGGCACCGTGAAGAAGATCCACGCCAGTGCCGGCGCGACGCTCGCGGTGGACGCGCTGATTTTGGAGTTTGCGTAA
- a CDS encoding MFS transporter: MSSQDPDQTRRASRALDATNFFLADVRDGLGPYLAVYLLTEQHWDEARIGLVMSIATIAGILAQTPAGALVDATRAKRAVMVVAAIMVTAASLSLPLFPAFLPVAISQGVAQAAVVIFPPAIAAVSLGIFGHAAFTRRIGRNETFNHAGNAVAATLAGLSAYWFGPTVVFYLLGAMAIASLVSIVAIPEQAIDHDLARGLHDADGDSAREQPTGLAVLLTCRPLLVFAICVLLFHLANAAMLPLVGQKLALQDKNMGTSLMSACIVAAQLVMVPFAMLVGARADRWGHKRFFLAALLILPVRGALYTLSDNPFWLVGVQLLDGVGAGIYGAIFPVIVADLMRNTGRFNVAQGAVITAQGIGAALSTALAGFVVVGAGYSAAFITLGLVAAIGAVICLLAFPETRHGALQPQGKTAPPTSDIAAE; the protein is encoded by the coding sequence ATGTCGAGCCAAGACCCCGATCAGACAAGGCGCGCCAGCCGCGCGCTGGATGCGACCAATTTCTTCCTTGCCGACGTCCGCGACGGGCTCGGCCCCTATCTCGCCGTCTATCTCCTCACCGAGCAGCATTGGGACGAAGCGCGCATTGGCCTGGTGATGTCGATCGCGACGATCGCCGGCATCTTGGCACAGACGCCCGCCGGAGCGCTGGTCGACGCGACGCGAGCGAAGCGAGCGGTGATGGTTGTCGCCGCCATCATGGTGACAGCAGCCTCGCTGTCACTGCCTTTGTTTCCGGCGTTCCTGCCGGTCGCGATCTCGCAAGGGGTAGCACAGGCTGCCGTCGTGATCTTTCCTCCGGCGATTGCGGCCGTCTCGCTCGGTATCTTCGGCCACGCCGCCTTTACCCGGCGGATTGGCCGTAACGAGACCTTCAATCACGCCGGCAACGCTGTCGCGGCGACACTTGCAGGGCTCTCCGCCTATTGGTTCGGGCCGACCGTCGTGTTCTACCTGCTCGGCGCGATGGCGATTGCAAGCCTCGTCAGCATTGTCGCCATCCCCGAACAGGCAATCGACCACGACCTCGCCCGCGGGCTGCACGATGCCGACGGCGACAGCGCGCGCGAGCAACCCACGGGCCTCGCCGTGCTGCTGACCTGCCGCCCCCTGCTCGTGTTCGCGATCTGCGTCCTGCTCTTCCATCTCGCCAACGCAGCCATGCTGCCGCTGGTCGGGCAGAAGCTCGCACTTCAGGACAAGAACATGGGCACCAGCCTGATGTCGGCCTGCATCGTCGCGGCGCAATTGGTCATGGTGCCGTTCGCGATGCTGGTCGGCGCGAGAGCCGACCGGTGGGGACACAAGCGCTTCTTCCTCGCGGCACTCCTGATCCTGCCTGTTCGCGGCGCGCTCTACACGCTCTCCGACAATCCGTTCTGGCTGGTCGGCGTGCAGCTCCTCGACGGCGTCGGCGCCGGCATCTACGGCGCCATCTTCCCCGTCATCGTCGCCGACCTCATGCGCAACACCGGGCGCTTCAACGTCGCGCAAGGCGCGGTCATCACCGCTCAGGGCATCGGAGCTGCGCTGTCGACAGCGCTCGCCGGCTTCGTCGTGGTCGGCGCGGGCTACAGTGCGGCCTTCATCACGCTCGGTCTGGTCGCGGCGATCGGCGCCGTCATCTGCCTCCTCGCCTTCCCCGAGACGCGGCATGGCGCCTTGCAGCCGCAGGGGAAGACAGCGCCGCCGACATCGGATATCGCTGCCGAATGA
- a CDS encoding putative zinc-binding peptidase: protein MKLFVCQSCGNVLYFENRACGRCGHRVAFLPEKETMSALEPDGEAQSGTWSTLADKGRGRMLCRNADYDACNWLTDTGDGNGYCRACRHNGMVPDLSDPAQLARWRELEVAKHRLFYSLIRWKLPLQNRQDNAVHGLIFNFLADDPNSGQKIMTGHDNGLITIALTEADDIERERRRLEMGEPYRTLLGHFRHEVGHYFWDVLVQGGGKLDECRAVFGDDTADYGQALQRHYAEGAPADWQQNYVSAYATTHPWEDFAETWAHYLHIVDTLEMASEFGMEVRPKVDRDGELTARIRFNPYEARDVQALIDAWLPFTFAMNSVNRAMGLRDLYPFILSPAVVGKLGFIHGLVRDVAKARKA, encoded by the coding sequence TTGAAGCTCTTTGTCTGTCAGTCCTGTGGCAACGTCCTCTATTTCGAGAACCGCGCCTGCGGGCGTTGTGGTCACCGCGTCGCCTTCCTCCCGGAGAAGGAGACGATGTCGGCGCTCGAGCCCGACGGCGAGGCTCAAAGCGGGACCTGGTCGACGCTGGCCGACAAGGGCAGGGGGCGCATGCTGTGCCGCAATGCCGACTACGACGCCTGCAACTGGCTGACGGACACCGGCGACGGCAACGGCTATTGCCGCGCCTGCCGCCACAACGGCATGGTGCCGGACCTGTCGGACCCCGCGCAGCTCGCCCGCTGGCGTGAGCTGGAGGTGGCAAAGCACCGGCTGTTCTATTCCCTGATCCGCTGGAAGCTGCCGCTCCAGAACCGTCAGGACAATGCGGTGCACGGCCTGATCTTCAACTTCCTCGCTGACGATCCGAACAGCGGACAAAAGATCATGACCGGCCATGACAACGGCCTGATCACGATCGCGCTGACCGAGGCCGACGACATCGAGCGCGAGCGGCGCCGGTTGGAGATGGGCGAGCCTTACCGGACGCTGCTCGGGCATTTCCGCCACGAGGTCGGGCATTATTTCTGGGACGTGCTGGTTCAGGGCGGCGGCAAGCTCGACGAATGCCGCGCGGTGTTCGGCGACGATACGGCCGATTACGGCCAGGCCTTGCAGCGCCATTACGCTGAAGGCGCCCCGGCTGATTGGCAGCAGAATTACGTCTCGGCCTACGCCACGACGCACCCCTGGGAAGACTTCGCCGAGACCTGGGCGCACTATCTCCACATCGTCGACACCCTGGAGATGGCGTCCGAGTTCGGCATGGAGGTGCGCCCCAAGGTGGATCGCGACGGGGAGCTGACGGCGCGTATCCGTTTCAACCCCTACGAGGCCAGGGACGTCCAGGCGCTCATCGACGCATGGCTGCCCTTCACCTTCGCCATGAACAGCGTCAACCGGGCCATGGGCCTGCGCGACCTCTACCCCTTCATCCTGTCGCCGGCGGTGGTCGGCAAACTGGGGTTCATTCACGGCCTGGTCCGGGACGTGGCCAAGGCGCGGAAGGCGTAG
- a CDS encoding PAS domain S-box protein produces the protein MRTRMTTADALNDPLPETIAAERLRQHLEDVARERDNAYRALQEREAELARIQRIGKVGGVEVDFREGFKNRRSPEYLMIHGLPPEATDESHEDWVNRIHPDDRDAAVNHFFEALSGASEDYTAEYRIIRPSDGETRWIRVVAKFERDKDGRAIRLVGAHIDITDQMLARETLRESEERFRLIADSAPVPIWVTKLDRKRSFANQAYVDFVGLPYDQAIDFDWRKVLHPDDLPHVLQQSVQGEASLKPFVLEARYRNASGEWRWLRSESQPRWDPTGKHIGFIGVAHDITVAKQAEIELRRLNETLEERIAERTAELESNEARLRAILETSNQYQGLVDLSGELLYANKTALDGINAEARDVIGKPFWDTPWFTGTPGMSDVARDAFRTVLKGEAVRLEMRLRLPIGERDFDFGMRPVLDRHGNITGAVPEAVDITERRLGEEALRQSQKMEAIGQLTGGVAHDFNNLLTIIRSATDFLRRRELPEERRRRYVDAISDTVERASKLTAQLLAFARRQPLKPQIFNVGSQVEGVAQLIRPLVGGRIEISVEIQDTDCFTVADVAQFETALINLAINARDAMEGEGRLTIAVCKVQGIPSLRAQSARGGDYVAISVKDTGSGIAPEHLDSIFEPFFTTKEVGKGTGLGLSQAFGFAKQSEGDIAVTSTQGEGATFTIYLPQAQSPATEKDAAALTSEAATTGRGYRVLVVEDNDDVGQFSTELLEDLGYVVRRVANANAALAILGENEFAVDLVFSDVIMPGMNGVELAGIIRERYPGLPVVLTSGYSNVLAENAHRGFELIQKPYSVESLSRILRKAITEKLSVAR, from the coding sequence GTGCGCACCCGCATGACAACGGCCGACGCCTTGAACGATCCTTTGCCCGAGACCATCGCCGCCGAAAGGCTGCGCCAGCACCTCGAAGACGTCGCGCGCGAGCGCGACAACGCCTATCGCGCGCTCCAGGAGCGAGAGGCCGAGCTCGCGCGCATCCAGCGCATCGGCAAAGTCGGCGGCGTCGAGGTCGACTTCCGCGAGGGCTTCAAGAACCGCCGCTCGCCGGAATATCTGATGATCCACGGCCTGCCGCCGGAGGCCACCGACGAGTCGCACGAGGACTGGGTCAACCGTATCCATCCCGATGACCGCGACGCGGCGGTGAACCACTTCTTCGAGGCGCTTTCGGGGGCGAGCGAAGATTACACCGCCGAATACCGCATCATCCGCCCGAGCGACGGCGAGACCCGCTGGATCCGGGTCGTCGCCAAGTTCGAGCGCGACAAGGACGGCCGCGCCATCCGCCTCGTCGGCGCCCATATCGACATCACCGACCAGATGCTCGCGCGCGAGACGCTGCGCGAGAGCGAGGAGCGCTTCCGGCTGATCGCCGACAGCGCGCCGGTGCCGATCTGGGTCACCAAGCTCGACCGCAAGCGCTCCTTCGCCAACCAGGCCTATGTTGACTTCGTCGGCCTGCCCTACGACCAGGCGATCGATTTCGACTGGCGCAAGGTGCTGCATCCGGACGACCTGCCGCATGTCCTGCAGCAATCGGTGCAAGGTGAAGCCTCGCTGAAACCCTTCGTGCTGGAAGCGCGCTACAGGAACGCCAGCGGCGAATGGCGCTGGCTGCGCTCGGAATCGCAGCCGCGCTGGGATCCGACCGGCAAGCATATCGGCTTCATCGGCGTCGCCCACGACATCACCGTCGCCAAGCAGGCCGAGATCGAGCTGCGGCGGCTCAACGAGACGCTGGAGGAACGCATCGCCGAGCGCACCGCCGAGCTCGAATCCAACGAGGCCCGGCTGCGCGCGATCCTGGAGACCAGCAACCAGTATCAGGGCCTGGTCGATCTCAGTGGCGAACTGCTCTACGCCAACAAGACCGCACTCGACGGCATCAACGCCGAGGCGCGGGATGTCATCGGCAAGCCGTTCTGGGATACGCCGTGGTTCACGGGAACTCCCGGCATGAGCGATGTCGCGCGCGACGCCTTCAGGACGGTGCTGAAGGGCGAAGCGGTGCGGCTGGAGATGCGGCTGCGCCTGCCGATCGGCGAACGCGACTTCGATTTCGGCATGCGCCCGGTGCTCGACCGCCACGGCAATATCACCGGCGCGGTGCCCGAGGCCGTCGACATCACCGAGCGCCGCCTCGGCGAGGAGGCGTTGCGGCAGTCGCAGAAGATGGAGGCGATCGGCCAACTCACCGGCGGCGTCGCGCACGATTTCAACAACCTGCTCACCATCATCCGTTCGGCGACCGACTTCCTGCGCCGGCGCGAGCTGCCGGAAGAGCGCCGCCGCCGTTATGTCGACGCCATCTCTGACACCGTCGAGCGCGCCTCCAAGCTGACGGCGCAGCTCCTGGCCTTCGCGCGCCGGCAGCCGCTGAAGCCACAAATTTTCAACGTCGGCAGCCAGGTCGAGGGCGTGGCACAACTGATCCGGCCGCTGGTCGGCGGCCGCATCGAGATCAGCGTCGAGATCCAGGACACGGATTGCTTCACTGTCGCCGACGTCGCACAGTTCGAGACCGCGCTGATCAACCTCGCCATCAACGCCCGCGACGCGATGGAGGGCGAAGGCCGCCTCACCATCGCGGTCTGCAAGGTCCAGGGAATTCCGAGCCTGCGCGCGCAGTCGGCACGTGGCGGCGACTATGTCGCGATCTCGGTCAAGGATACCGGCAGCGGCATCGCGCCGGAACATCTCGATTCCATTTTCGAACCGTTCTTCACCACCAAGGAGGTCGGCAAGGGCACCGGCCTCGGTCTCAGCCAGGCGTTCGGCTTCGCAAAGCAATCCGAGGGCGACATCGCGGTGACGAGCACGCAGGGCGAAGGCGCGACCTTCACCATCTACCTGCCGCAGGCCCAAAGCCCCGCCACCGAGAAGGATGCGGCGGCGCTGACCAGCGAGGCAGCGACCACCGGGCGCGGCTACCGCGTGCTCGTGGTCGAGGACAATGACGATGTCGGCCAGTTCTCGACCGAGCTCCTGGAAGATCTCGGCTATGTCGTCCGCCGCGTCGCCAACGCCAACGCGGCGCTCGCGATCCTCGGCGAGAACGAGTTTGCCGTCGACCTCGTCTTCTCCGACGTGATCATGCCCGGCATGAACGGCGTCGAGCTCGCCGGAATCATCCGCGAGCGCTATCCGGGCCTGCCCGTCGTGCTCACCTCGGGCTACAGCAACGTGCTCGCCGAAAACGCCCATCGCGGATTCGAGCTGATCCAGAAGCCCTATTCGGTCGAATCGCTCTCGCGCATCCTGCGCAAAGCGATTACGGAGAAGCTGTCGGTGGCACGGTGA